In Streptomyces canus, one DNA window encodes the following:
- a CDS encoding ABC transporter substrate-binding protein has protein sequence MLTARRRVVAAAVILTGSLLVTSCGDSDSGSSDGKTLRLWHYEGPSSAMGIAWKEAIKEFEATHPGVKVEFEEKSFDQIQKTAPMVLNSSDAPDLMEYNKGNATAGLLSKQGLLTDLTEEATKRGWDKKLSPSVRTTSLYDTNGVMGSGKWYGVPNYAEYTLVYYNKDLFKKYGIAEPKTLDELTAAMDTFVENKVTPLANGGAAYPAQQYLYQLALSKADRSWVDAYQLYKGKTDFHDAAWTYGAQTFTDWVKKGYFSKSSSGQNEEAAGVSFTSGKAPILFSGSWWYGRFKTDNKFDWGTFRWPDSKLTLGSGGNLWVVPKGSKNKDLAYDFIDITMSKKIQNLLGNSGGVPVAADASAITDPQSKTLIDDFNTLSRNDGLAFYPDWPVPGFYDVLVSGTQKLITGSEKPDGYLSDLQEAYDKGAPKQ, from the coding sequence ATGTTGACGGCACGACGGCGCGTGGTGGCGGCGGCGGTGATCCTGACCGGATCGCTGCTGGTGACCTCCTGCGGGGACTCGGACAGCGGGTCCTCCGACGGCAAGACACTCAGGCTCTGGCACTACGAGGGTCCGAGCAGCGCGATGGGCATCGCCTGGAAGGAGGCGATCAAGGAGTTCGAGGCCACGCACCCCGGTGTGAAGGTGGAGTTCGAGGAGAAGAGCTTCGACCAGATCCAGAAGACCGCTCCGATGGTCCTCAACTCCTCGGACGCCCCCGACCTCATGGAGTACAACAAGGGCAACGCGACCGCCGGCCTGCTCTCGAAGCAAGGTCTGCTCACCGACCTCACGGAAGAGGCGACCAAGCGCGGCTGGGACAAGAAGCTCAGCCCGAGCGTGCGCACGACGAGCCTCTACGACACCAACGGCGTGATGGGCTCCGGCAAGTGGTACGGCGTTCCCAACTACGCCGAGTACACGCTGGTCTACTACAACAAGGACCTCTTCAAGAAGTACGGCATCGCCGAGCCGAAGACGCTCGACGAACTGACCGCCGCGATGGACACGTTCGTCGAGAACAAGGTCACCCCCCTCGCCAACGGCGGCGCCGCCTACCCGGCCCAGCAGTACCTCTACCAACTGGCGCTGTCGAAGGCCGACCGCTCGTGGGTCGACGCCTACCAGCTCTACAAGGGCAAGACGGACTTCCACGACGCGGCCTGGACGTACGGCGCCCAGACCTTCACCGACTGGGTGAAGAAGGGATACTTCAGCAAGTCCTCCAGCGGCCAGAACGAAGAGGCCGCCGGTGTCTCCTTCACCTCCGGCAAGGCGCCGATCCTGTTCTCCGGCAGTTGGTGGTACGGCCGCTTCAAGACGGACAACAAGTTCGACTGGGGCACCTTCCGGTGGCCCGACTCGAAGCTCACTCTCGGCTCCGGCGGCAACCTCTGGGTCGTACCGAAGGGTTCGAAGAACAAGGACCTCGCCTACGACTTCATCGACATCACCATGTCGAAGAAGATCCAGAACCTGCTCGGCAACTCCGGGGGCGTCCCGGTCGCGGCCGACGCCTCCGCCATCACCGACCCCCAGTCGAAGACCCTGATCGACGACTTCAACACCCTCTCCAGGAACGACGGCCTGGCCTTCTACCCCGACTGGCCGGTCCCCGGCTTCTACGACGTCCTCGTCTCCGGGACCCAGAAGCTGATCACGGGCAGCGAGAAGCCCGACGGCTACCTCAGCGATCTCCAGGAGGCCTACGACAAGGGCGCGCCGAAGCAATGA
- a CDS encoding nitroreductase family deazaflavin-dependent oxidoreductase: MTARVYLKPPWMQRHIANRLVPLFQRSMISRLTVKGRRSGRERTFPVAVLKHEGERYLVSYRGLSDWALNLRATSEGRLTNRGRAEDITVEEVPEADRPPLLAAYRERYNGMPTVAGVLDALPNPADHPVFRIHT, encoded by the coding sequence ATGACCGCCCGCGTCTATCTGAAGCCGCCCTGGATGCAGCGCCACATAGCCAATCGGCTGGTCCCGTTGTTCCAGCGGTCGATGATCTCCCGCCTCACCGTCAAAGGCCGCCGCTCCGGCCGCGAGCGCACGTTCCCGGTGGCCGTCCTGAAGCACGAGGGCGAGCGTTACCTGGTCTCCTACCGCGGTCTGAGCGACTGGGCACTGAATCTGCGCGCGACCTCCGAGGGCCGGCTGACCAACCGGGGCCGCGCGGAGGACATCACTGTGGAGGAGGTCCCGGAGGCGGACCGCCCACCCCTGCTCGCCGCCTACCGCGAGCGCTACAACGGCATGCCCACGGTCGCGGGAGTCCTGGACGCACTGCCGAACCCGGCGGATCATCCGGTGTTCCGCATCCACACGTGA
- a CDS encoding carbohydrate ABC transporter permease, whose translation MTVTVERSARAAGKGAAVRPPRRPRDSYALFLLPGALAFLAVIVLPFVMNTYVSFTDWQGVGSPEWSGLANYRELMDDSEFWASFRHSLSMVVAMAAIPTALGLVLAAALFDYVGKHFGSRTAAVLRACFYLPQVLPIAVAGIVWSWILAPDNGSLNALLKAIGLGSWQQDWLGDPDLALYSVMGVMVWVQLGFPLVVFMAGLQRVDPQLYEAAELDGAGWWRRFWHITLPQIRPEIYVVLTWCSIAALKVFGAVYVLTKGGPGGATDVPSYFSFTTFFEKTQVGYGAAISTVLTVVILALSLIGLRLQERTDS comes from the coding sequence ATGACGGTGACCGTCGAACGGAGTGCGCGGGCGGCCGGCAAGGGCGCTGCCGTACGGCCCCCGCGCCGCCCCCGCGACTCCTACGCCCTCTTCCTCCTCCCGGGCGCCCTCGCCTTCCTCGCGGTCATCGTCCTGCCGTTCGTGATGAACACGTACGTGAGCTTCACGGACTGGCAGGGCGTGGGCTCCCCCGAGTGGTCGGGGCTCGCCAACTACCGCGAGCTGATGGACGATTCCGAGTTCTGGGCGTCCTTCCGGCACAGCCTGTCCATGGTCGTGGCGATGGCGGCGATCCCCACGGCCCTCGGACTGGTCCTCGCCGCCGCCCTGTTCGACTACGTCGGCAAGCACTTCGGGTCCAGAACAGCCGCCGTTCTCCGCGCCTGCTTCTACCTTCCCCAGGTGCTGCCGATCGCGGTCGCCGGCATCGTCTGGAGCTGGATCCTCGCCCCGGACAACGGCTCGCTCAACGCGCTCCTGAAGGCGATCGGCCTCGGCTCCTGGCAGCAGGACTGGCTGGGCGATCCCGACCTTGCGCTCTACAGCGTCATGGGCGTCATGGTCTGGGTCCAACTGGGCTTCCCGCTGGTCGTCTTCATGGCGGGCCTGCAGCGCGTCGACCCCCAGTTGTACGAGGCGGCCGAACTGGACGGCGCCGGCTGGTGGCGCCGCTTCTGGCACATCACGCTGCCCCAGATCCGGCCGGAGATCTACGTCGTCCTCACCTGGTGCTCGATCGCCGCGCTCAAGGTGTTCGGCGCGGTGTACGTGCTCACGAAGGGCGGGCCCGGCGGCGCCACCGACGTGCCCTCCTACTTCTCCTTCACCACGTTCTTCGAGAAGACGCAGGTCGGCTACGGCGCCGCGATCTCCACCGTGCTGACGGTGGTCATCCTGGCGCTCTCCCTGATCGGTCTGAGGCTCCAGGAGAGGACCGACTCATGA
- a CDS encoding carbohydrate ABC transporter permease gives MTTALRRYPVLIALCVAALFMIVPFLIVTVNAFKSPTEYAQNGPLSLPDGLYTTGIKDFWERVDFGRKLVNSVLISGSVAVLAVILSVLNAYAIGIGRVKGRTWVLAFFVLANMLPQEALVYPVYYLSKEVGLYDTRLSVIIVFTVIQAAFGTYLLSAVLGQFPREILEAARIDGANRWQVLWRIVVPVSRPTLGVLLVFFFIWTWNEFLLPLVMLISNDNQTVSVALGVLQGQRLMDATMTNAAALLGVLPAIVFFLVFQRTLTRGIAVGAVK, from the coding sequence ATGACCACCGCGCTGCGCCGCTACCCGGTCCTGATCGCCCTGTGCGTCGCGGCCCTGTTCATGATCGTGCCGTTCCTGATCGTCACGGTCAACGCCTTCAAGTCCCCCACGGAATACGCCCAGAACGGCCCCCTGAGCCTTCCCGACGGCCTGTACACGACGGGCATCAAGGATTTCTGGGAACGCGTCGACTTCGGTCGGAAGCTGGTCAACTCGGTCCTGATCAGCGGCTCGGTGGCGGTACTGGCCGTGATCCTGTCCGTTCTGAACGCCTACGCGATCGGCATCGGCCGCGTCAAGGGCCGGACCTGGGTGCTCGCCTTCTTCGTCCTCGCGAACATGCTGCCGCAGGAGGCGCTGGTCTACCCGGTCTACTACCTGAGCAAGGAAGTGGGCCTCTACGACACGAGGTTGAGCGTGATCATCGTGTTCACGGTGATCCAGGCGGCCTTCGGCACGTATCTGCTCTCCGCGGTCCTCGGCCAGTTCCCGCGCGAGATCCTGGAGGCGGCCCGCATCGACGGCGCGAACCGGTGGCAGGTCCTGTGGCGGATCGTCGTCCCCGTCAGCCGCCCCACCCTCGGTGTACTGCTCGTCTTCTTCTTCATCTGGACCTGGAACGAGTTCCTGCTCCCCCTGGTCATGCTGATCTCCAACGACAACCAGACGGTGTCGGTGGCCCTCGGCGTCCTCCAGGGCCAGCGTCTGATGGACGCCACGATGACCAACGCGGCCGCCCTGCTCGGCGTCCTGCCCGCGATCGTGTTCTTCCTCGTCTTCCAGCGAACCCTCACCCGCGGTATCGCCGTGGGTGCCGTGAAGTAA
- the yicI gene encoding alpha-xylosidase produces MKFTDGYWLLREGVTAAHPAQVHEVAASDGRLDILAPTQPIRRRGDLLKGPVVTISAHAPIPDVIGVTFTHFEGEQPQGPAFEVRTEDFTAHTEYDEEHATLTSGTLSVRVARTGTWQVDFLAGGRLLTGSGPKGMGIMRDASGAHYLREQLGLGVGTSVYGLGERFGPLVKNGQVVDIWNADGGTATEQAYKNVPFYLTDAGYGVFVDHPGKVSFEVGSEAVSRVQFSAETQELTYYVIYGPSPKEIIRKYTALTGRPALPPAWSFGLWLSTSFTTSYDEETVTSFIEGMRERELPLSVFHFDCFWMREFNWCDFQWDPRVFPDPEGMLARLHARGLRVSAWINPYIAQRSPLFAEGKALGHLLRRPDGSVWQWDLWQPGMALVDFTSPAARDWYAAKLEALLAQGVDCFKTDFGERVPLDVEWSDGSDPERMHNYYSYLYNQTVFDVLRKHRGEQEAVVFARSATAGSQQFPVHWGGDCEATYESMAESLRGGLSLGLSGFGFWSHDIGGFEGTPTPALFKRWLAFGLLSSHSRLHGSSSYRVPWLFDEESVDVLRHFTRLKLTLMPYLYEAARTAHAEGVPVMRAMVLEFPDDPGCAHLERQYMLGPDLMVAPVFNDGGEVSYYVPEGTWTHFVTGETVTGPRWVREKHDFLSVPLLVRPGAVLPVGAVDDRPDYDHADGVTLRAYGLGRGEQVTVRVGEVAFTVVREGDTLRASCGDPSAPWGLAAGGREARARAGTGFLSLELG; encoded by the coding sequence ATGAAGTTCACCGACGGCTACTGGCTGCTGCGTGAGGGCGTCACCGCGGCGCACCCGGCCCAGGTCCACGAGGTCGCCGCATCGGACGGCCGGCTGGACATCCTCGCGCCGACCCAGCCCATCCGCCGCCGCGGCGACCTGTTGAAGGGACCGGTCGTGACGATCAGCGCCCATGCCCCGATACCCGACGTCATCGGCGTCACCTTCACCCACTTCGAGGGCGAGCAGCCGCAGGGCCCCGCGTTCGAGGTCCGTACGGAGGACTTCACGGCTCACACGGAGTACGACGAGGAGCACGCCACCCTCACCTCCGGCACGCTGTCGGTCCGGGTCGCCCGCACGGGCACCTGGCAGGTCGACTTCCTCGCGGGCGGCCGGCTGCTGACCGGCAGCGGCCCCAAGGGCATGGGCATCATGCGCGACGCGTCGGGCGCCCACTACCTGCGCGAGCAGCTGGGCCTCGGCGTGGGCACCTCGGTGTACGGCCTCGGTGAACGCTTCGGGCCGCTGGTGAAGAACGGCCAGGTCGTCGACATCTGGAACGCCGACGGCGGCACGGCCACCGAACAGGCCTACAAGAACGTCCCGTTCTACCTCACGGACGCGGGCTACGGCGTCTTCGTCGACCACCCGGGCAAGGTCTCCTTCGAGGTGGGCTCGGAGGCGGTCTCACGGGTGCAGTTCAGCGCCGAGACACAGGAGTTGACGTACTACGTCATCTACGGCCCGAGTCCGAAGGAGATCATCCGCAAGTACACGGCCCTCACCGGCCGCCCGGCCCTCCCGCCCGCCTGGTCCTTCGGTCTGTGGCTGTCGACGTCCTTCACGACGTCGTACGACGAGGAGACCGTGACGTCCTTCATCGAGGGCATGCGGGAGCGTGAACTCCCCCTCTCCGTCTTCCACTTCGACTGCTTCTGGATGCGCGAGTTCAACTGGTGCGACTTCCAGTGGGACCCGCGGGTCTTCCCCGACCCGGAGGGCATGCTCGCGCGACTGCACGCCCGGGGCCTCAGGGTCTCCGCATGGATCAATCCGTACATCGCCCAGAGATCGCCCCTGTTCGCGGAGGGCAAGGCGCTCGGCCATCTCCTCAGGCGCCCGGACGGCAGTGTGTGGCAGTGGGACCTGTGGCAGCCCGGCATGGCCCTGGTCGACTTCACGAGTCCGGCCGCCCGCGACTGGTACGCCGCCAAGCTGGAGGCGCTCCTCGCCCAGGGCGTCGACTGCTTCAAGACCGACTTCGGCGAGCGGGTGCCGCTGGACGTGGAGTGGTCCGACGGCTCCGACCCGGAGCGGATGCACAACTACTACAGCTACCTCTACAACCAGACCGTCTTCGACGTGCTGCGCAAGCACCGCGGCGAACAGGAGGCGGTGGTCTTCGCCCGCTCGGCGACCGCGGGCAGCCAGCAGTTCCCGGTGCACTGGGGCGGCGACTGCGAGGCGACCTATGAGTCGATGGCCGAGTCGCTGCGCGGGGGGCTGTCGCTGGGCCTGTCCGGCTTCGGCTTCTGGAGCCACGACATCGGCGGCTTCGAGGGCACCCCGACACCGGCGCTGTTCAAGCGTTGGCTGGCCTTCGGCCTTCTCTCCTCCCACAGCCGCCTGCACGGCAGTTCCTCCTACCGCGTGCCGTGGCTGTTCGACGAGGAATCCGTGGACGTCCTGCGGCACTTCACCCGCCTCAAGCTGACGCTCATGCCGTATCTCTACGAGGCCGCGCGCACCGCCCACGCCGAGGGCGTGCCGGTGATGCGGGCGATGGTCCTGGAGTTCCCGGACGATCCCGGGTGCGCGCACCTGGAGCGGCAGTACATGCTCGGCCCCGACCTGATGGTGGCGCCGGTGTTCAACGACGGGGGCGAGGTCTCCTACTACGTCCCCGAGGGCACGTGGACCCACTTCGTGACCGGCGAGACGGTCACCGGGCCGCGCTGGGTACGCGAGAAGCACGACTTCCTGAGTGTGCCGCTGCTGGTCAGGCCGGGCGCGGTGCTCCCGGTGGGCGCGGTGGACGACCGACCCGACTACGACCACGCCGACGGGGTGACCCTGCGGGCGTACGGCCTCGGGCGGGGCGAGCAGGTCACGGTGCGGGTCGGCGAGGTCGCCTTCACCGTCGTACGCGAAGGGGACACGCTGCGGGCGTCCTGCGGTGACCCGTCGGCGCCCTGGGGGCTGGCCGCGGGCGGGCGCGAGGCGCGGGCGCGGGCCGGGACCGGGTTCCTCTCCCTGGAGCTGGGCTGA
- a CDS encoding LacI family DNA-binding transcriptional regulator — protein MAKITDVARRAGVSPSTVSYALSGKRPISEETRQRVEDAIRELGYRPHAGARALAGRRSNVLALVVPLRTGIHVPTVMQFAVSVVTTARRYDHDVLLLTQEEGEDGLARVADTALVDALIVMDVQLDDPRLSLLRALDLPSVLIGFPASSEGLTCIDLDFRAAGEACVEHLARLGHRVVALVGSPPEVYVRGTAFAQSVVQGFTSAADRCGMSSTVRPCEPGAARAVAEQLLRDQPALTGVVVHNEPLLHPLVDAFEQLGLRVPADLSVTAICPDELAESVRVPITSVALPSAEVGARAVELLMKKLDGTAVPESTLLPPRMTERASTGRRTVA, from the coding sequence ATGGCGAAGATCACCGATGTGGCGCGGCGGGCCGGGGTCTCCCCCAGCACCGTCTCCTACGCCCTCAGCGGCAAGCGCCCGATCTCCGAGGAGACCCGGCAGCGGGTCGAGGACGCCATCCGCGAGCTGGGCTACCGCCCGCACGCGGGCGCCCGCGCCCTGGCCGGCCGCCGGTCGAACGTGCTGGCGCTGGTCGTGCCCTTGAGGACCGGGATCCACGTCCCGACCGTGATGCAGTTCGCGGTGTCGGTGGTGACGACGGCCCGGCGGTACGACCACGATGTGCTGCTGCTGACCCAGGAGGAGGGCGAGGACGGACTGGCGCGGGTCGCGGACACGGCGCTGGTGGACGCGCTGATCGTGATGGACGTCCAACTGGACGATCCCCGGCTGTCGTTGCTGCGCGCACTGGACCTGCCGTCGGTACTGATCGGGTTCCCCGCCTCCTCGGAGGGGTTGACCTGCATCGACCTCGACTTCAGGGCAGCGGGCGAGGCGTGCGTGGAGCATCTGGCGCGGCTGGGCCACCGGGTGGTGGCCCTCGTCGGCTCCCCGCCGGAGGTCTACGTCCGGGGGACCGCCTTCGCGCAGAGCGTGGTCCAGGGCTTCACGTCCGCCGCCGACCGCTGCGGGATGTCGTCGACGGTGCGCCCCTGCGAGCCGGGTGCCGCCCGCGCGGTGGCCGAACAACTCCTGCGCGATCAACCTGCGTTGACGGGAGTGGTCGTCCACAACGAACCCCTGTTGCACCCCTTGGTCGACGCCTTCGAGCAGTTGGGCCTACGCGTCCCGGCCGACCTGTCGGTCACCGCGATCTGCCCCGACGAACTGGCCGAGTCGGTCCGCGTCCCGATCACCTCGGTGGCGCTGCCGTCGGCGGAGGTGGGCGCGCGAGCGGTCGAGCTCCTGATGAAGAAGCTGGACGGGACGGCCGTACCGGAGTCGACCCTGCTGCCGCCGCGGATGACGGAGCGGGCGAGCACGGGGCGGCGGACGGTTGCCTGA